From Quercus lobata isolate SW786 chromosome 1, ValleyOak3.0 Primary Assembly, whole genome shotgun sequence, one genomic window encodes:
- the LOC115988451 gene encoding probable disease resistance protein At5g66900 produces MILDDVWPESESIIDEFKFNIPNYKIVVTSRTAFPKFKSKYNLNPLGPEDAMSLFCRSASFKDMSSYFSKEQIEKIVRGCGGLPIALKVIGGSLRGRPVEVWQSTLMRWSDDGHSIFKSDKEVLARLEKSLEFSDEKSILKEYFMDLGSFPEDRRIPATAPIDLWTELHEPNQNDVHVTADLHELTTRNLASLVMTRFVQTFDF; encoded by the exons ATGATCTTGGATGATGTCTGGCCTGAATCAGAATCCATAATTGACGAGTTCAAGTTTAATATTCCAAATTACAAGATTGTGGTGACTTCAAGAACTGCATTTCCAAAATTTAAGTCTAAATATAACTTAAATCCATTAGGTCCTGAAGATGCAATGAGTCTTTTTTGCCGCTCAGCATCATTCAAAGACATGAGCTCTTACTTTTCTAAAGAACAAATCGAAAAG ATAGTAAGAGGTTGTGGGGGGCTGCCAATAGCCCTTAAAGTGATTGGTGGTTCACTCCGTGGGAGGCCTGTAGAAGTTTGGCAAAGTACATTAATGAGATGGTCTGATGATGGTCATTCTATTTTTAAGTCTGATAAGGAAGTGCTTGCTCGTCTAGAAAAAAGCCTAGAATTTTCTGATGAAAAGAGCATCCTCAAAGAGTATTTCATGGACCTTGGTTCATTTCCTGAAGACCGAAGAATTCCTGCTACTGCCCCCATTGATCTGTGGACAGAATTACATGAACCAAACCAAAATGATGTCCATGTTACTGCCGATTTGCATGAACTCACCACAAGAAATTTGGCTAGTCTTGTAATGACAAGGTTTGTTCAGACTTTTGATTTCTGA